The sequence below is a genomic window from Lolium perenne isolate Kyuss_39 chromosome 4, Kyuss_2.0, whole genome shotgun sequence.
TCCCTTCCTACAGATGCCTGTTAATTCAGAGACTCACATGACATCTTCCTCCACAAATACACACGCAGTCTTGGTGTTCTTCTACCTTGTTTACAAGCTGGGCATATGCCGCTGCGTCTGCCATGGGGTCTGCACAATCGTCTGGTCCTGCATCTCCTGCTCCTTCTCGGCGTGCAAGAACGGCTGCGCAATCGCCTGTGTCAAAATGAGGGATGTCAGACGCGCACGGCGCAAAAGGAGGAGACGCTCGCATGGCGACATCGAAGAGAACTCATACTTGAGTTCAAGCGACAGTGAGTCAGAGGATTGCACTAGACACAGGACAGCGAGACGTGGTGATAAGTCTGGGAGATCATTGTCACGGAGGTCAGGTGATCGGAAGAGGGTTTATCTGGAGAGGTCATTGAGGACAAGGAACCACCGGGTCACGGTCGGCATTGGCCGGCGGTGTGAGGTTGCGGATGAGAAGGGGCATGGGACAGTCCTTCAGCACCATGGCGTAAAGGTGACTCACACCTCACCGTTTGCGCACAAGGGTAGTTGTAGGAGAGCATACCGTGCAAATTGAGTGGGAATAATCTTAAAGATGCCCCGGTTCAGTTCTTTTATGAAGATCTAACTGTTCAATGGAAGTCTCTGAAGAAAAAATAGACTAATTATTTTCCTATCTGAAATGAGTAGCAAGACTACCATAACACCCACTAACATAATTTTGCTTGTTTTCTTCATAGAACACATATATCTGAAACATTTATTTATGTAAAAAGTACAAACATGATATATAGCACCAAGAACAGCAGAAGCAGGAGG
It includes:
- the LOC127348998 gene encoding uncharacterized protein — encoded protein: MGNIIDSLVSGFTKVLADILSKPLDFLSGKTCSSACGSTWDVVCYVENFCVASLAKMAAMLFLLYLVLVFFYLVYKLGICRCVCHGVCTIVWSCISCSFSACKNGCAIACVKMRDVRRARRKRRRRSHGDIEENSYLSSSDSESEDCTRHRTARRGDKSGRSLSRRSGDRKRVYLERSLRTRNHRVTVGIGRRCEVADEKGHGTVLQHHGVKVTHTSPFAHKGSCRRAYRAN